The Desulfobulbaceae bacterium genome includes the window ATGCTGGATCGTTGCAACAACCTCAATCACAAAAAACCTCTTTCGGCTTCGGATAAAAAAAAGGTCAAGAAGATACTTATCCTTTCCAGGGTGACCGCCGGAGCCGACATTGCTATCACCGGAGTCATCATAAAGCGTCTCGCCCAGAGCTTGCCGACTGCACAGCTTGTTCTTATTGGCCCATCACATCTGCGGGAAATGTTCGGCAACACACCAAACACCTGCTGCCTTACCTTTATATACAAAAACGATGGCACCCTGTTTGAAAAGATGACATCCTGGCCCAAACTTTTGACCATTACCCAAAAAGAGTCTCAGGCCTATAAGCCTGGTGAGGTGCTGCTCTTTGATCCAGACTCACGGCTTTCACAATTAGGTCTGCTGCCTCTTATCGATGACCAGTTCACCTACACCTTTCCGTCCAGGGTCAGTCAACCAGATGAGCTGAACAACAAGAACCTCTCATTTTTAACCAATTATTGGCTCAACAGGATTCTTGGCGAAGACAAGACCATTTATCCCAAGCTTTCCTTTACTGCCGGAAAAGCCTCGCTGTTCACAAAATTCTTCGCCACCGTCAAGGCCGGTGGTTGTAAGTTTGTTGTGACAATTAATTTTGGAGTCGGCAATAACCCTGCAAAAAAGATTTCCGGTCATTTCGAAGAAGCGCTTCTAAACTCACTCCTGCAGACACCAGACACTGTTGTTGTGCTCGATACCGGCCGAGGCTCAAACGAGCTGCTTCGAGTTAAACACCTTTTAAAAGTTTTCAAAAATAAAAATATTGCCACCGCCCAAATCACAACTGATACTATCGACAAAGTCCCGAAAACCTTCAGACACGGACTTGTTTCCTTCAAGGGATCTCTGGGAGCTCTCGGAGAGATGATTGATGCGACAGACTGTTTTATCGGTTATGATTCCTGCGGTCAGCACCTGGCGAATGCAACCAGAACCCCGGCGGTTATTCTTTTTGCTGGTGCACCAACCGCCCGCTTTATTCATCGGTGGGCACCAACAAATAAAGAAAACGTTACTATTCCAGTAAATACTGACTCACAATATAATGATGCCAGCCTTGAACCTCTTCTTAAAAATGTTGAGTCGGCTGTAAATAAAATTAGGAGTAGATCCATTGTCTCAGACTGATACTGAAACTGACATATTAAAACGAGCTATTGCCGCTTTTGGCGCAGCCAATATCCTGGTGATTGGCGACCTTATTATCGATCATTTCATATGGGGAAGCGTTTCACGTATTTCACCTGAAGCCCCGGTGCCGGTTGTAAATGTTACCCATGACAACTTACTGCTTGGCGGCTCAGCCAATGTCCTCCACAACCTGTATAGCTTAGGCGCGAAAGCTGCAATATGCGGTGTAGTCGGCAATGATGCCATGGGTGATACCATTATAGAGTTAATCTCAAAACTTCCTTCGCCTGTTGATGGCGTTGGCAAGGTAAGTGACCGGCCGACAACCATAAAAACCAGAATTATTGCCCGACAACAGCAAGTAGTGCGGTTTGACCGGGAAAACACCGGAGAGGTCAGCGGTGAATTTCTTGATCGAATAAAGGCATTTATAACGAATAAGGTTAGCGCCTTTGACGCAGTTATTGTTTCCGATTATGCCAAAGGGATTATTACTCCAGAGCTTATGGATCATCTGCGCCATGAGTTAAAAAAATATCCTGATACCCCGTTGATTATCGACCCAAAGCCCAATAATCCAGACAGATTCAAGGGCGCAACTATAATTACTCCAAACAACCATGAGGCAGAACAGATTTCAGGCATTAGCATTACTGATCAGACCAGCCTGGAACTGGCGGGCCAAAAACTCCTGGATATCCTTAACTGCAAGGCAGTGCTCATTACCCGAGGCGAAGCTGGAATGGCAATTTTTGAAAGGGACAAGCCAACAATAACAATTCCAACTGTTGCTAAAGAGGTGTTTGATGTTACCGGCGCCGGTGATACCGTTATTGCTACACTTGCTCTTGGACTGGCAGCCAAGCTTTCATTTCATCAGGCGGCAAGGCTGGCAAATTATGCCGCTGGCATTGTTGTTGGCAAACTTGGCACAGCAACTGTTACCAACAAAGAGCTACTCGCCCAGATAGACAATAAATCAACCAATCAATTAACCAATTAACCATGAAAAAAATATTAAGCATGACTGGCTTTGGCCGTGGCGAAGCCGGCAACCCGGATAGACGGTGGAATGTTGAAATTCGCTCGGTTAACCATAAATTCTGCGATGTTAAGATTAAAATCGCCAGAAAGTATATGGCCCTTGAAGAGAAGATTAAGAAACAGGTCACTTCACTGTTTACCCGAGGCCACTTTGAAATCACGGTCACCGTATCCGGCACACAAGCTGAGACTGTTGCCCTGACGCCGAATTTAGCCTTGGCAAAGGCGTATCATGACAGCCTTATAACTATAAAAAACGAACTTGGCTTGTCGCAGGCTCCTGACCTGAAAACGATTGCTGACTTTAAGGACGTTATCACCTACGAAGAGGTACCGGAAGATATGGATCATGTATGGTCGGAGCTCTCTTTGGCCCTCGACGATGCCCTGGATTCATTACTCAAAATGCGGTCCGACGAAGGACAGGCCTTAAAAAACGACCTCATGGAGCGGATCGATTCATTTTCACAAACGATACAATCGATCGAAAAACATATTCCTGATCTCATCATCCAAAGGAAGGCTGCCCTTGAAGAGCGCCTGATAAATCTACTTGGTACCGTCGATATGGATCCGACACGGTTTAATCAGGAGGTAGCGATTTTAGCTGACAAATCAGACGTCACCGAAGAACTGGTTCGGCTTAACAGCCACATTATGCAGTTCAAAAGCTTTATGGTGTCTGAAGAGGCAGTCGGACGGCGCCTTGATTTTTTATTGCAGGAATTTCTTCGTGAAATTAATACAATGGCATCTAAAATCAGCGACGCTACTATTTTGCATAAAACAGTTGATCTTAAAAATGAAGTTGAAAAAATTCGCGAGCAAGCGGCTAATATTGAGTGATTGACTTGAATGGTTTGTTTGTTTGTTGGTTGGTTGGTTGGTTGGTTGGTTTTTTTTTATGAGGGAGTGTGGCGATGGATTCAAAGTTAATTAATATTGGGTTTGGAAATTCTGTGGCATCAGGTCGTGTAATTGCCGTTGTGCATCCAAAATCTTCACCGATGAAGAAATTAAAGGATACCGCCAAGAGCAGTCAAAAACTTATCGATGTGACTGAAGGCAGAAGGACGCGATCAATCATTATTACCGACTCTAATCATGTCATCCTTTCTTCTGTGCAGCCGGAAACATTAACGATGCGCTTCCAGCCCCTCTCAGAACTTACTCCAGATGAAGAGAAATCATGAGCAAAGGCAGACTTTTTATTATCTCCGCCCCATCAGGTGCCGGGAAAACCACAATTTTACGCCCTGTTCTGGCTGAACTTGCAGCAATCTCTTTTTCCGTTTCTCACACGACAAGAGCACCAAGACCAGGCGAACAAAACGGCATAGACTATCATTTTGTTTCCAAAGAAGAGTTTGTACAGTTAGAACAAAAGGGTGATTTTCTTGAATGGGCCGAGGTACATGGCAACTATTACGGAACCAGTAAAACAGCGGTGAGAGAGCAGCTTAGCCAGGGCATTGATACTATTTTAGATATCGACGTGCAGGGGGCTTCACAGCTTCGCGCCTTGGCTAATTTACCCGCAACCTACATTTTTATTGCCCCACCCTCTTTGGCTGTTTTAAAACAACGGCTGTCAGACCGTAAAACCGAGTCAGCCGAGACCCTTGCCATTCGTCTTGAAAATGCTGTCAACGAATTGAAGAGCGCCAACCTATACGATTATATTATTGTTAATGATCTCCTTGAAGAGGCCATTCAGATTATGAAGGCCATCATTATTGAAAAAAGGGCGGCTTCCAGACGGAG containing:
- the rfaE1 gene encoding D-glycero-beta-D-manno-heptose-7-phosphate kinase produces the protein MLKRAIAAFGAANILVIGDLIIDHFIWGSVSRISPEAPVPVVNVTHDNLLLGGSANVLHNLYSLGAKAAICGVVGNDAMGDTIIELISKLPSPVDGVGKVSDRPTTIKTRIIARQQQVVRFDRENTGEVSGEFLDRIKAFITNKVSAFDAVIVSDYAKGIITPELMDHLRHELKKYPDTPLIIDPKPNNPDRFKGATIITPNNHEAEQISGISITDQTSLELAGQKLLDILNCKAVLITRGEAGMAIFERDKPTITIPTVAKEVFDVTGAGDTVIATLALGLAAKLSFHQAARLANYAAGIVVGKLGTATVTNKELLAQIDNKSTNQLTN
- a CDS encoding YicC family protein, translating into MKKILSMTGFGRGEAGNPDRRWNVEIRSVNHKFCDVKIKIARKYMALEEKIKKQVTSLFTRGHFEITVTVSGTQAETVALTPNLALAKAYHDSLITIKNELGLSQAPDLKTIADFKDVITYEEVPEDMDHVWSELSLALDDALDSLLKMRSDEGQALKNDLMERIDSFSQTIQSIEKHIPDLIIQRKAALEERLINLLGTVDMDPTRFNQEVAILADKSDVTEELVRLNSHIMQFKSFMVSEEAVGRRLDFLLQEFLREINTMASKISDATILHKTVDLKNEVEKIREQAANIE
- a CDS encoding DUF370 domain-containing protein — translated: MDSKLINIGFGNSVASGRVIAVVHPKSSPMKKLKDTAKSSQKLIDVTEGRRTRSIIITDSNHVILSSVQPETLTMRFQPLSELTPDEEKS
- the gmk gene encoding guanylate kinase, which gives rise to MSKGRLFIISAPSGAGKTTILRPVLAELAAISFSVSHTTRAPRPGEQNGIDYHFVSKEEFVQLEQKGDFLEWAEVHGNYYGTSKTAVREQLSQGIDTILDIDVQGASQLRALANLPATYIFIAPPSLAVLKQRLSDRKTESAETLAIRLENAVNELKSANLYDYIIVNDLLEEAIQIMKAIIIEKRAASRRRIDGSALTLNF